The following nucleotide sequence is from Mesorhizobium sp. J8.
TGTAGCCGAAGGCGGCAGCCATTGCGAGAGGCGAAGTGCCGCTTCAGCCCCCGCTCAATATGTCGAGGATCGAGGTCTGCCGCCTTTTCTTCGGTCGGCCGACATCGCCGGGCGGCACCGGATGCCCAACCGAGGCGGTGGTGCCGCTGTCGCTTGGCATGTCGAACCCGTCGGCATCAACCGTCTGGGCCGGGCGTGCCTGACGCGCCGGCACCGGCGCGGGCGCCTGAGCGGCTGGCGCAGGCTGGCCGACGGCCGCGGGCGGCGCTGGCGGCTGCGAGGCGTCCGCCGACGGGATCTCGTCGGGCACGATCGTGTCGGACGGCGTCGACTTCCAGGTGCCGGGCAGTGGCCTGACCGGCACGCCTTCATGCGCGGCCACCATGAATTCATGCCAGGCCTGCGCCGGCAAGGCGCCGCCGGTGACCTTCTTCATCGGGCTGCCGTCGTCATTGCCGAACCACACGCCGGTGGTAAGGTTGGCGGTGTAGCCGACGAACCAGGCGTCGCGCGAGTTCTGGCTGGTGCCGGTCTTGCCGGCCGAAGGCCAGTTGAACGCGGCCTTCCTGGCGGTGCCGACCTCGACGGTGCCCGTCATCATCGAGTTCATCATGCCGACGATATCGGCCTTGATGACGCGCGGCGCGCTGCCGGCGGTGCCCTCGTAGAGCACCTTGCCGCTGGCTGTGGTGATGCGCTGGATGAAATGGATGTCCGGCTTGTAGCCGCCATTGGCGAAGGGCACATAGGCCGCGGTCAATTCCAACGGCGTCACTTCCGAGGTGCCGAGCGCGATCGAGGTGTTGGCCTGCAGGTCGGACTGGATACCCATGCGATGCGCGGCCTCGACCACCGCGTCGGGGCCGACTTCCATGGTGAGCTGTGCCGCCACAGAGTTGAGCGACTTGGCCAGAGCCGTCGCCAGCGTGACCTTGCCGTAATATTTGCCGCCGTAGTTGTCGGGCGTCCATTTGCCTATTTTGATCGGCGCGTCGTTGCGGATGCTGTCCGGCGTGCGGCCGGCCTCCAGCGCCGCCATGTAGACAAAGGGCTTGAAGGCGGAGCCCGGCTGGCGTCGCGCTTCCGAGGCGCGATCGAACTGGCTGGTCGAGTAATCATAGCCGCCGACCATGGCGCGCACCGCGCCGGAATCGTCGATCGACACCAGCGCGCCTTGCGTGACGTTGAGCTTCTTGCCGCTCTCGTCGATCAGCCGGCGGATCGACTGTTCGGCGAGCTTCTGCAGGTTGAGGTCGACGGTGGTGTTGATGACGATGTCGCCGCGCACGTCGCCGATCAGGTCCGGAAGCTCGTCCATAACCGTATCGGCGACGTAATTTTCCGAGCCGGTCCAATAGGATGGCGCGCGCGTCGCCGGCGCGCTCAGCGCCGTCTTGTATTCCTTGTCGCTGATCTTGCCTGTCTCGCGCATGGCCGCGAGCACCAGTTGCGCCCGCTCCTCGGCCGCCTTCGGGTCGCGCGCCGGCGACAGCTTGGACGGCGCCTTGAGCAGGCCCGCCAGCAAAGCCGCTTCCGAAAGCGTCACGTCGCGCGCGCTCTTGCCGAAATAGCGCCGCGAGGCCGCCTCGACGCCATAGGCGCCCGAACCGAAATAGACCCGGTTGAGGTACATTTCGAGAATCTGATCCTTGCTGTGCTTGTGCTCGAGCCAGAGCGCCAGCAGCACTTCCTGCACCTTGCGCTCCAGTGTGCGGTCCGGCGTCAGGAACAGGTTCTTGGCCAGCTGCTGCGTCAGCGTCGAGCCGCCCTGCGAGAAATGCCCGCCAAGCAAATTGGTGACCATGGCGCGCGACAGGCCGATCGGGTCGATGCCGAAATGCGAATAGAAGCGCCGATCCTCGATGGCGACGACGGCCTCCGGGATATAGGGTGACATTTCGTGCAGGCCGACGGCCTCGCCCCCGGACGCGCCGCGATTGGCGATAAGCTGCCCATCGACCGAGACGATCTTGATGTTCGGCGCACGATCCGGGACCGACCACGTCGTCGCCGCCGGCATCTTGGCGCCGTAATAGACGATGACGCCGGCCACCGCGATGCCGCCCCATATGCAGAGCACGAAGCACCAGTAGACCAGGCGCGTGGCGATGCCGAGCAGCCCGCGCCGGTTGCGATCGCGGCCGCGACCGCGCGATTTCGCCTTTGCGGATCTGCCCTTTGCAGCGGATTTGCGGGTGCGCGGCACGACGCGATCCTCCTCGCTCACCGAAAAGCCATCGGAGGATTTCGCGCGCGGCGATCCCTCGAAGCTCGGTTCGATGCGACTGTCCCTGCGGTTCGCCATGCGCTCTTGCTGTCTGTCCCCGATGCCGATGGCGTTCGGGTTGAAGACTAGATGCGGCGGTTTAAAGGCGGGTTAAAGCAGGGTTTATGCAGCCTTTTGAAAACTCTTAGGATTTTCTGAATCGGTGTCTTGCCTGCATCGCGCAGACGGCATGCAGGGTGCCATTGCCGGTAGACGGATTGCTCAAAGACCTGCCGCCTTGGCCAGATAGGGAGCCAGAGCCAGCGCGTAGGTCGCTGTCAGGTGATGATTGTCGCGCAGCACGACGATGTTGCCGACCACCGCCGGGCAACTGTCCTTGCCGCATAGCGCGTCGTTCATGTCGACCACGCTCACCCCCGCCACGGATCGGGCGGCGAGCGCGTAGATGTTTTCCCGTTCGACCTCGCTGCGCGGATTGACGCATTTGCCCGGATCGGTTCTGAGGCAATCGCGCGGATCGAACAGGCTGAACGGCGTGTTGCGGATCGCGACGACGCGCACGCCCTCGCCGGCGAGCTCGCTCCAGACGCTGCGCAATCCCTCGATCATCGCGGCCTGCGCGACGTCGGTGTAGTTGCTCTGGCTGGTGATCACGAGATCGGGCTTCAACGTCGCGATTTCGGCGAGAACCTTCTCCCGCCACAGCGCGCATTGCTCATACGGTCTGCCGCCGTTAAGGACGGTGACCCGGGTCACCGGGCAGGCCGCCTTGGTGAAGCTGACGAGCTTCCATTTTCTGTCTTTGGCTATCTTGTCGACTGCCGGCACCCATTGCGCCGCGTGGGAATCGCCCATCACGACAATGGTCCTCGTCCCCGTGGGGTCCCCGAGCTGGCAGCCGGTCGCGTCGATGCTCCCCTGCTCCCGGTGACATTTCATCTTGTAGATGACCGGCACATCGCTGCCGATCTTGCTCAAGGCTGGCAGCGGCTTGACGCCCTGGGGGACGACGGCGTTCGCCAGCAAGGCCGCGGGTCCCGGATAATTCGGCGTCCCGATCAGGCTGGTGTCGATGGGCTGCCGGTCGATGACATGGACGAGTCCGCCGGCCGCCGCCACGCACAACCCCACCGCCACCGAGCCGTCGATCAGCGGCCGCCATGCCAGCGATGAGCGCGAATGGCGATAGGGCTGTTCGACGAAGCGGTAGGAGAGACCGGAAACGGCCAGGGTGGCGATGATGATGAGAACGCCATCGACCAGGCCGACCGGGCCGCGCTGCGCCACGTAGAATATGATCAGCGGCCAATGCCACAGATAGATCGAATAGGAGCGATCGCCGATATAGCGCAGCGCGGCGGTGTCCAGCCCGCGGAAGCGCCCCATGCGCACGCTGCCGGCCGCAATGACCAGAGCCGCGCCGAGCGTCGGCAGCAGCGCCTTGAAGCCTGGAAAATCGGTCGACCTTGAAAACAGCACCGCCGATGCCAGCGCCGCCAGCATGCCGGCGACAGCCATCGCATTCCGTATATGCGCGCTCGGACGGAACCGATCGAGCGTCAGTGCCAGCAATCCCCCAAGGGCCAGTTCCCAGACCCGGGTGTGAGTGACGAAATAGGCCCATGCCGGGTCGGATCGGGTGAGAGCGAGGGAAGCCGCAAGCGAGCCCACCATGACCACGCCGAGCACGACGATAAGCATGCGCACGGGTGAATGTCCGCGACGCCTGGCCCACCACAGCGCCGCGATCATCAGCACCGGCCAGACGATATAGAACTGCTCCTCGATAGACAGCGACCAGAAATGCTGGACGGGGCTCGGCGCGTCCTCGGCGCCGAGATAGTCCACGGCCAGCTCGGCAAGCCGCCAGTTTTGCACGTAGAGCGCGCTTGCGATCACCTGCCTGGCGGTTTCTTCCCACCACGCGTCCGACACGAACAGCAGCGTTCCCGCGAGCGTGACCAGGAGCGTGACGATCGCCGCCGGCAGCAGCCGCTTGACCCGGCGCGTGTAAAAACCGACCAGCGAGATGCCGTCTTCGCTGAGCGCCATGCGCGTGAGCAGGCCGGTGATGAGGAAGCCGGAGATGACGAAGAAGATGTCGACCCCGACATAGCCGCCGGGAAGCGC
It contains:
- a CDS encoding transglycosylase domain-containing protein — its product is MANRRDSRIEPSFEGSPRAKSSDGFSVSEEDRVVPRTRKSAAKGRSAKAKSRGRGRDRNRRGLLGIATRLVYWCFVLCIWGGIAVAGVIVYYGAKMPAATTWSVPDRAPNIKIVSVDGQLIANRGASGGEAVGLHEMSPYIPEAVVAIEDRRFYSHFGIDPIGLSRAMVTNLLGGHFSQGGSTLTQQLAKNLFLTPDRTLERKVQEVLLALWLEHKHSKDQILEMYLNRVYFGSGAYGVEAASRRYFGKSARDVTLSEAALLAGLLKAPSKLSPARDPKAAEERAQLVLAAMRETGKISDKEYKTALSAPATRAPSYWTGSENYVADTVMDELPDLIGDVRGDIVINTTVDLNLQKLAEQSIRRLIDESGKKLNVTQGALVSIDDSGAVRAMVGGYDYSTSQFDRASEARRQPGSAFKPFVYMAALEAGRTPDSIRNDAPIKIGKWTPDNYGGKYYGKVTLATALAKSLNSVAAQLTMEVGPDAVVEAAHRMGIQSDLQANTSIALGTSEVTPLELTAAYVPFANGGYKPDIHFIQRITTASGKVLYEGTAGSAPRVIKADIVGMMNSMMTGTVEVGTARKAAFNWPSAGKTGTSQNSRDAWFVGYTANLTTGVWFGNDDGSPMKKVTGGALPAQAWHEFMVAAHEGVPVRPLPGTWKSTPSDTIVPDEIPSADASQPPAPPAAVGQPAPAAQAPAPVPARQARPAQTVDADGFDMPSDSGTTASVGHPVPPGDVGRPKKRRQTSILDILSGG
- a CDS encoding acyltransferase family protein; translation: MRDDIAPGGFRPEIQGLRGLAVAFVVIFHIWPAALPGGYVGVDIFFVISGFLITGLLTRMALSEDGISLVGFYTRRVKRLLPAAIVTLLVTLAGTLLFVSDAWWEETARQVIASALYVQNWRLAELAVDYLGAEDAPSPVQHFWSLSIEEQFYIVWPVLMIAALWWARRRGHSPVRMLIVVLGVVMVGSLAASLALTRSDPAWAYFVTHTRVWELALGGLLALTLDRFRPSAHIRNAMAVAGMLAALASAVLFSRSTDFPGFKALLPTLGAALVIAAGSVRMGRFRGLDTAALRYIGDRSYSIYLWHWPLIIFYVAQRGPVGLVDGVLIIIATLAVSGLSYRFVEQPYRHSRSSLAWRPLIDGSVAVGLCVAAAGGLVHVIDRQPIDTSLIGTPNYPGPAALLANAVVPQGVKPLPALSKIGSDVPVIYKMKCHREQGSIDATGCQLGDPTGTRTIVVMGDSHAAQWVPAVDKIAKDRKWKLVSFTKAACPVTRVTVLNGGRPYEQCALWREKVLAEIATLKPDLVITSQSNYTDVAQAAMIEGLRSVWSELAGEGVRVVAIRNTPFSLFDPRDCLRTDPGKCVNPRSEVERENIYALAARSVAGVSVVDMNDALCGKDSCPAVVGNIVVLRDNHHLTATYALALAPYLAKAAGL